The following coding sequences lie in one Fimbriimonadaceae bacterium genomic window:
- a CDS encoding rod shape-determining protein, with amino-acid sequence MKFVTEIGIDLGTANLLVFRRGRGVVLNEPTVVAINSHGKVLAVGNEAREMLGRTPGNIQAIRPLKDGVIADYTVTLKMLEYILKKVCGKRPWFKPRVLICVPSGVTNVERRAVILAAKEAGAGEAMTIEEPMAAAIGAGLPIDTPGGNMVVDIGGGTTDIAVISLGGIVLSQSLRVGGNKMDEAIIRHVRSAYNLMIGEPTAEEIKIKIGSAYPLEQELKIEIRGRDMVAGLPKTVEVTSEEVRDALMEPVRAIAEKLCQALEVTPPELASDIIERGITLTGGGALLRGLDRLLMSVTDIPVRVAENALNCVAIGTGRALEGLEDIKQSGAVSTI; translated from the coding sequence TTGAAATTCGTGACTGAAATCGGGATCGATCTTGGCACGGCGAATCTACTTGTATTCCGTCGTGGGCGAGGCGTTGTCCTGAACGAACCGACGGTTGTTGCGATCAACTCTCATGGCAAGGTGCTTGCCGTTGGCAATGAAGCGCGGGAAATGCTCGGGCGCACTCCTGGGAACATTCAAGCGATTCGACCGCTGAAAGACGGAGTTATCGCCGATTACACAGTCACCTTGAAGATGCTTGAATACATCCTCAAGAAGGTGTGTGGCAAGCGACCCTGGTTCAAACCCCGAGTACTCATTTGCGTTCCAAGCGGAGTCACCAATGTCGAACGCCGCGCTGTTATCCTTGCCGCCAAGGAAGCAGGCGCAGGCGAAGCCATGACCATCGAGGAGCCGATGGCCGCCGCGATTGGAGCCGGTTTACCTATCGACACGCCAGGTGGCAATATGGTTGTGGACATCGGGGGTGGGACCACCGATATCGCCGTTATCAGCCTTGGTGGAATCGTGCTTTCTCAGAGTCTCCGAGTGGGCGGAAATAAAATGGATGAAGCGATCATCCGTCACGTCCGCAGCGCCTACAACTTGATGATCGGGGAACCCACCGCCGAGGAGATCAAGATCAAGATCGGGTCCGCTTATCCCTTGGAGCAGGAACTGAAGATTGAGATTCGAGGTCGAGACATGGTTGCTGGCCTTCCGAAGACCGTAGAAGTGACTAGCGAAGAAGTGCGCGACGCGCTCATGGAGCCGGTACGCGCCATCGCCGAGAAGCTTTGCCAGGCGCTGGAAGTGACTCCTCCCGAATTGGCGTCGGACATTATCGAGCGAGGTATCACTCTTACCGGCGGCGGAGCGCTCTTGCGGGGGCTTGACCGTCTGCTGATGAGCGTTACCGACATCCCGGTCCGGGTTGCGGAGAATGCGCTGAACTGTGTGGCGATCGGCACGGGTCGCGCGCTTGAAGGGCTTGAGGATATTAAGCAGTCGGGCGCGGTCTCCACGATCTAA
- the murD gene encoding UDP-N-acetylmuramoyl-L-alanine--D-glutamate ligase encodes MKVGIFGLGRSGVSSAKAAVKSGHKPIVFDEKPLSEKTQSIADELAHIGAEVEAGWKGSFQDYGLELLITSPGVPYYHPKLQEAVAAGLEVIGEIEFAYRISKAPIVAITGTNGKSTSTVMAHQIALGAGFDSVLCGNIYGSGYSEQPLTEAAANSTQNQLLVAEISSFQLEWVSQFRPVAAGITNITPDHLNRYPGGFDEYAQTKRNIFKAMHDSDVAVWHSSDSIVEPPKDQGLRILKYRRAWNDAFETSEALVILGCELSKPELPFGEDHNNLNAMFAGLLIAGVIGKLERGDLEKGLESLKSFKGLSHRMEWIGEAREILFVNNSMCTNPGAVIASSQSVRRPQRILMGGVNKGLDFTPVGDYLRTSKHHAYLYGQDATEIAAQLGGDCDVYKSIEEAFAAAVQDAQPGEAVMLAPGVASMDQFEDFRARGDRFRELAKEWLKK; translated from the coding sequence TTGAAGGTTGGCATCTTTGGTCTCGGGAGATCTGGGGTTAGCTCAGCCAAGGCAGCCGTCAAATCTGGGCATAAACCTATTGTCTTTGATGAGAAGCCATTAAGTGAGAAAACACAGTCTATTGCTGATGAACTTGCACATATCGGCGCAGAGGTAGAAGCGGGCTGGAAAGGCAGTTTTCAAGATTACGGCTTAGAGTTACTGATAACGAGTCCGGGTGTTCCATACTATCACCCCAAGCTTCAGGAGGCCGTAGCGGCAGGCCTGGAAGTGATTGGAGAGATCGAATTTGCCTATCGCATCAGCAAGGCCCCCATCGTCGCCATCACCGGCACCAATGGCAAAAGCACATCGACAGTGATGGCCCACCAGATCGCTCTCGGGGCTGGATTCGATTCCGTGCTGTGTGGAAATATTTATGGCTCGGGGTACAGCGAGCAGCCCCTCACCGAAGCTGCCGCGAACTCCACTCAGAACCAACTCCTCGTCGCCGAAATCAGCAGTTTTCAACTGGAATGGGTCAGCCAGTTCCGACCGGTGGCCGCGGGGATCACGAACATCACACCCGACCATCTCAACCGCTACCCGGGCGGGTTTGACGAGTACGCCCAAACCAAGCGCAACATTTTTAAGGCGATGCACGACAGCGATGTCGCGGTGTGGCACTCTTCCGACTCGATAGTGGAACCCCCGAAAGATCAAGGTCTTCGAATTCTGAAGTATCGACGGGCGTGGAACGATGCTTTTGAGACGTCGGAAGCTCTCGTGATCTTGGGTTGTGAACTGAGCAAGCCCGAACTCCCGTTTGGAGAGGATCACAATAACCTCAATGCCATGTTTGCAGGGCTCTTGATCGCGGGGGTCATCGGAAAGCTGGAGAGAGGCGATCTGGAAAAAGGGCTCGAAAGCCTCAAGAGCTTCAAGGGTTTGAGCCACCGGATGGAGTGGATTGGCGAGGCGCGTGAAATCCTGTTTGTCAATAACTCGATGTGTACCAATCCAGGGGCGGTGATTGCGAGCAGCCAAAGCGTGAGGCGACCTCAGCGAATTCTGATGGGCGGCGTGAATAAAGGGCTGGACTTTACGCCTGTGGGCGACTATTTGAGGACCAGCAAGCATCATGCTTATCTTTATGGGCAAGACGCCACCGAGATTGCCGCGCAACTAGGGGGCGATTGCGACGTCTATAAGAGTATTGAAGAAGCTTTTGCTGCGGCGGTGCAGGATGCACAGCCTGGCGAAGCCGTGATGTTGGCCCCTGGAGTGGCTAGCATGGACCAGTTTGAAGATTTTCGCGCACGCGGAGATCGCTTTAGAGAGTTAGCCAAGGAGTGGCTGAAAAAATGA
- the murG gene encoding undecaprenyldiphospho-muramoylpentapeptide beta-N-acetylglucosaminyltransferase — protein MKLVVTGGGTGGHVFPALEVARVAKAEGADLLYLGSNRGQEGSACHKAGITFRGYGSQPLYSLKTLRGWKGLSALLRARQQAKRALKRLDPDAVFSTGGYAAGPVVSAAQALGIPTVLHEQNSVPGRSNLMFAKRADMVCLTFHSSEAYFEDCRTVRTGMPVRQTLRDVAEGPREKDLMPLILIVGGSQGAQPVNEAVLAVATRLVGRPINWLHVTGKQHFEAVFLTFEKLGLKYCYDVKAYLEADDMAAAYGRSTLVVGRSGAGMLSELATFRLPSVVVPYPFAFANHQALNAAEFEELGAATVIDQEGLTPGQMESAILEWIEDPSRCEAAAKSLAEWDSPNAADQIMEFVRAAGAS, from the coding sequence TTGAAGCTGGTCGTGACGGGCGGGGGGACGGGCGGACACGTCTTTCCGGCGCTCGAAGTCGCTAGGGTCGCCAAGGCCGAAGGCGCAGATCTTCTTTATCTCGGCTCTAATCGAGGTCAGGAGGGTTCGGCCTGTCACAAGGCGGGCATCACATTCCGCGGCTACGGATCACAACCCTTGTACTCCCTAAAAACTCTGCGGGGCTGGAAGGGGTTATCAGCGCTTTTGCGAGCACGTCAGCAGGCCAAACGAGCGCTGAAGAGGCTTGACCCCGACGCGGTGTTTTCAACGGGCGGATATGCGGCGGGTCCTGTGGTAAGCGCGGCGCAGGCGCTGGGAATTCCCACGGTTCTGCACGAGCAAAACAGCGTCCCTGGGCGCTCGAACCTGATGTTCGCCAAGCGGGCCGACATGGTCTGCCTTACCTTCCATTCATCGGAGGCGTATTTTGAGGATTGCCGCACGGTTCGTACGGGGATGCCAGTGCGCCAGACCTTAAGGGATGTTGCCGAAGGTCCACGCGAGAAGGACCTGATGCCGCTTATATTAATTGTCGGTGGATCGCAAGGGGCTCAACCGGTGAACGAGGCTGTGCTAGCGGTTGCCACACGACTTGTGGGCCGACCGATCAACTGGCTTCACGTCACCGGTAAGCAGCATTTCGAAGCAGTCTTTCTGACCTTTGAGAAGCTGGGTCTCAAATACTGTTACGACGTGAAAGCTTATCTTGAGGCCGACGACATGGCAGCAGCTTATGGACGGTCAACCCTTGTGGTTGGGCGTTCGGGGGCGGGAATGCTCTCTGAGCTGGCTACGTTTCGCCTACCTTCCGTCGTTGTGCCCTACCCGTTTGCTTTTGCCAATCATCAGGCATTAAATGCCGCCGAGTTTGAAGAGCTGGGAGCGGCAACGGTGATTGACCAAGAGGGCCTGACTCCGGGGCAGATGGAATCCGCTATCTTGGAGTGGATTGAGGACCCTTCCCGATGTGAAGCGGCAGCAAAATCGCTCGCCGAATGGGATTCTCCCAATGCGGCCGATCAGATCATGGAGTTTGTCCGGGCAGCCGGTGCATCGTAG
- the xylB gene encoding xylulokinase, translating to MPKLLGIDIGTSGTKAVLIDEHGKVLKQASAEYPISIPQPGWSEQNPEDWWAATQEVIAGIGDKPDAIGLTGQMHGAVFLDAQDAVIRPAILWNDQRTIAECEEIDARVGKQRVREITCNPPLTGFQAPKILWLRKNEPESFSRLRSALLPKDYVRLMLTGKKATDVSDASGVGLFDVVNRTWSHEMAKALDLEDGLFPQVYESDEITAMTADGIAVIAGGGDQAAGAVGTGAVAPGVISLSLGTSGVVFTSLKRPEYDPEGASHTFAHANREWHAMGVMLSCGGAVRWFRDTIARETSYDKITESAMRSNVGANGVRFLPYLTGERCPHNDPSATGSFSGLRVGSGQEDMARALFEGVSFGLLEGFEALQKLGANADILRVIGGGARSSFWMQLLADVFQKPCVRVAVDEGPAFGAAILAGVGIGLWPNVAQACKEVVQITDRFEPSGEDYSQAYRSYKELYRTLKPWMKG from the coding sequence ATGCCCAAGCTTCTCGGGATCGACATTGGCACATCTGGGACGAAAGCCGTTCTCATTGATGAACACGGCAAGGTTCTGAAGCAGGCCAGCGCCGAATATCCGATCTCGATTCCCCAGCCAGGATGGTCGGAACAGAACCCCGAAGATTGGTGGGCAGCGACGCAGGAGGTCATCGCTGGAATTGGCGACAAACCGGATGCAATCGGACTGACGGGACAGATGCACGGGGCTGTGTTTCTCGACGCTCAAGATGCGGTCATCCGCCCGGCGATACTTTGGAATGATCAGCGAACAATCGCCGAGTGTGAGGAGATCGATGCTCGGGTTGGAAAGCAGAGGGTTAGGGAGATCACTTGCAACCCTCCGCTTACTGGATTTCAAGCCCCGAAGATTCTATGGCTGCGTAAGAACGAACCGGAGAGTTTCAGTCGCCTTCGCTCCGCATTGCTGCCCAAAGATTACGTTCGATTGATGTTAACGGGCAAGAAAGCCACCGATGTCAGCGACGCGAGCGGAGTGGGGCTCTTTGATGTCGTTAATCGAACGTGGTCGCATGAGATGGCGAAGGCGCTCGACCTTGAAGATGGCCTATTTCCCCAAGTTTATGAATCTGACGAAATCACCGCGATGACGGCTGACGGTATAGCTGTCATTGCCGGCGGGGGCGATCAGGCTGCGGGAGCGGTTGGGACTGGTGCCGTAGCGCCAGGCGTAATCAGTCTGAGCTTGGGCACAAGCGGTGTTGTGTTTACAAGCCTCAAGAGGCCTGAATACGACCCTGAGGGAGCATCGCATACTTTTGCTCACGCGAACCGAGAATGGCACGCCATGGGGGTGATGCTAAGCTGTGGGGGAGCCGTTCGTTGGTTCCGCGACACCATCGCAAGAGAGACCAGTTACGACAAGATCACCGAGTCGGCGATGCGCTCGAACGTCGGAGCGAACGGAGTTCGCTTCTTGCCTTATCTAACGGGAGAGAGATGTCCGCACAATGACCCATCTGCGACGGGCTCATTCTCTGGGCTGCGAGTTGGATCAGGGCAAGAGGATATGGCTCGGGCTTTATTCGAAGGCGTCAGTTTTGGCCTGCTCGAAGGCTTCGAGGCTTTGCAGAAGCTAGGCGCGAACGCAGATATATTGAGAGTAATTGGCGGTGGAGCAAGAAGCAGCTTTTGGATGCAGCTCCTCGCCGATGTCTTTCAGAAACCATGCGTCCGAGTCGCGGTTGACGAAGGCCCGGCGTTTGGCGCAGCAATTCTTGCTGGAGTGGGGATTGGCCTTTGGCCGAATGTGGCGCAGGCCTGTAAGGAAGTCGTACAGATTACGGATCGGTTTGAACCGAGTGGAGAAGACTATTCTCAGGCATACCGAAGCTACAAAGAACTCTATCGAACTTTGAAGCCCTGGATGAAAGGCTAG
- a CDS encoding FtsW/RodA/SpoVE family cell cycle protein: MKEALARKPYFWKRRVRGFDPMLFWLAVLASLIGLFFIFNAGYPRSISSGRGPITREFVMQGLFLIAGLAVWKWAAVQAQEKWLRWSKPLWWLCVAALAAVMIPGIGKELNGAHRWIGYKQFMIQPAEFAKVLVVLFLAGILATRKSWPSKFKRPKTTSLYLDSVAIPKFKRLLPALWVGLAFGLIAIEPDLGTAAVIGFVGYVMFAVGGITRKSLVFGTIVIAVLGVAVIRMESYRLDRIANHFHRWEQHNVDGIAYQTVQSELAMASGGVIGQGIGNGRAKHVLPAATTDFISATVAEELGLLGWLAVASVLAAITIRLLYLARYATTKFGSMVLLGIGSWIGVQAVTNLMMANGTLPPIGIPLPFVSYGGSSLVALWLALGICQAVLAPHMAVVQVQEEESFEAGRDGRGDGRTRLSGARSR, encoded by the coding sequence ATGAAGGAAGCTTTGGCACGGAAGCCATATTTTTGGAAGCGGCGCGTTCGCGGTTTTGATCCGATGTTGTTTTGGCTCGCAGTTCTTGCCAGCCTGATCGGTCTGTTCTTCATCTTCAACGCAGGCTATCCCCGTTCGATTTCGTCAGGCCGTGGCCCCATTACAAGGGAGTTCGTCATGCAGGGTTTATTCCTGATCGCCGGACTTGCTGTTTGGAAGTGGGCCGCGGTTCAGGCTCAAGAGAAGTGGTTGCGATGGTCCAAGCCGCTATGGTGGCTGTGCGTGGCGGCCCTTGCAGCGGTGATGATTCCCGGTATCGGAAAGGAGTTAAACGGCGCGCATCGGTGGATTGGCTACAAGCAGTTTATGATCCAGCCTGCCGAGTTTGCGAAGGTTCTTGTCGTTCTCTTCTTGGCAGGAATTCTGGCGACACGCAAGTCATGGCCATCAAAATTCAAGCGCCCCAAGACTACATCTTTGTATCTGGACAGCGTAGCGATTCCCAAATTCAAACGGCTTTTGCCTGCACTTTGGGTGGGTCTTGCATTTGGCCTTATCGCTATTGAACCTGACCTTGGCACAGCCGCTGTAATCGGGTTTGTCGGCTATGTCATGTTCGCGGTGGGAGGGATTACGCGAAAATCTCTGGTTTTTGGCACCATTGTGATTGCCGTTCTGGGTGTCGCTGTCATCCGGATGGAGTCGTATCGCCTCGATCGAATTGCCAATCACTTCCATCGCTGGGAACAGCACAACGTAGACGGCATCGCCTATCAGACCGTGCAGTCCGAGTTGGCGATGGCGAGTGGCGGTGTGATTGGACAAGGCATTGGCAACGGTCGCGCGAAGCACGTTCTGCCAGCCGCTACAACCGACTTTATCAGCGCCACCGTCGCCGAAGAGCTTGGGCTTTTGGGCTGGCTCGCCGTGGCTTCGGTGCTTGCGGCGATTACGATCCGTCTGTTGTATCTAGCACGTTATGCGACCACCAAGTTTGGTAGCATGGTGCTCCTCGGCATTGGATCATGGATCGGAGTTCAGGCGGTTACCAACCTCATGATGGCGAACGGTACTTTGCCGCCCATCGGCATTCCGTTGCCGTTTGTCAGCTACGGCGGCTCCAGCCTTGTTGCCCTGTGGCTTGCATTGGGGATTTGTCAGGCCGTTCTTGCGCCCCATATGGCAGTAGTTCAGGTTCAGGAGGAGGAATCATTTGAAGCTGGTCGTGACGGGCGGGGGGACGGGCGGACACGTCTTTCCGGCGCTCGAAGTCGCTAG
- the murA gene encoding UDP-N-acetylglucosamine 1-carboxyvinyltransferase gives MLHIEGGRPLHGTIEVPGSKNSALAILSAVVLTEGTTVLHNVPNVSDTRTKSSIIESFGASVEWREGSLFIDCSNIHAGDPSEESFRKIRTSFYMLGPLLARVGKLRIPASGGCKIGARPVDYHLKGLSLMGAKIELRDGMYIAEAKELRGTEIYLDFPSAGATQHLMTTAVLAKGMTVIKNAAMEPEVTALADFLCRMGAKIEGAGTGEIVIIGKESLDPCEFRVPSDRIQAGTYLLAGAITGGEVTVTGITPDSQSPVVSKLREAGAEVNEGPDAVTVSAKNRLRGIRIRTMPWPGFPTDIQQPVAAVLALADGVSTIEETIYESRIGHVAELNRMGANVRVESGRTSVIQGVPRLQGAQVQASDLRAGAALVLAGLAAEGETYVSNVHFIDRGYENLEHNLTGLGAKIERVEDNKAPAKESLAKG, from the coding sequence ATGTTACATATAGAGGGGGGAAGGCCTTTGCACGGGACGATTGAAGTTCCCGGAAGCAAGAACTCGGCGCTCGCGATTCTGTCCGCTGTCGTTCTTACCGAAGGCACGACCGTCCTCCACAACGTCCCGAACGTTTCTGATACCCGCACGAAGTCTTCTATTATCGAAAGTTTTGGAGCAAGCGTTGAATGGCGCGAAGGTTCGCTGTTTATCGACTGCTCGAACATTCACGCTGGTGACCCAAGCGAAGAGAGCTTCCGCAAGATACGTACTTCGTTCTACATGCTCGGACCGCTGTTGGCCCGAGTAGGGAAGCTGCGAATACCGGCCTCCGGTGGCTGCAAGATCGGTGCAAGACCCGTCGACTACCACCTTAAAGGGTTGAGCCTCATGGGGGCAAAGATCGAGCTGCGCGATGGCATGTACATCGCTGAAGCCAAAGAGCTTCGCGGCACCGAAATCTATCTCGACTTTCCCAGCGCTGGGGCAACCCAACACTTGATGACGACAGCAGTGCTTGCGAAAGGCATGACCGTCATCAAAAACGCTGCGATGGAGCCAGAGGTCACCGCTCTCGCCGACTTCCTTTGCCGGATGGGGGCAAAGATCGAAGGGGCGGGAACGGGCGAGATCGTGATTATTGGGAAAGAAAGCCTCGACCCGTGCGAGTTCAGAGTACCGAGCGACCGCATTCAGGCCGGAACCTACCTGCTCGCGGGAGCGATCACGGGTGGAGAAGTAACCGTTACAGGAATCACACCCGACAGCCAAAGCCCGGTCGTGAGCAAACTTCGAGAGGCTGGAGCCGAAGTCAACGAGGGTCCTGATGCCGTTACTGTTTCGGCAAAGAACCGCTTGCGTGGCATCCGCATTCGAACCATGCCTTGGCCTGGTTTCCCGACCGACATTCAACAACCGGTCGCGGCAGTTCTTGCCCTTGCCGATGGTGTGAGCACGATCGAAGAGACGATCTATGAAAGCCGAATCGGGCACGTCGCCGAACTCAACCGCATGGGCGCGAACGTTCGGGTTGAAAGCGGTCGGACTTCGGTGATCCAAGGTGTTCCGCGTCTACAAGGAGCACAAGTACAGGCTAGCGATCTTCGGGCGGGAGCTGCTCTTGTTCTTGCCGGACTTGCTGCAGAGGGTGAAACCTATGTCAGCAATGTCCACTTTATCGACCGTGGCTATGAGAACCTTGAGCACAATTTGACCGGACTTGGAGCGAAGATCGAGCGCGTTGAAGACAACAAAGCGCCCGCAAAGGAGTCGTTGGCCAAGGGTTGA
- a CDS encoding DUF4129 domain-containing protein — MKRWPKMFGAPIVAVVLSFSLCAVAFGQDAYQKAIDKAKVAKTADDYDAIYTDLNSAKLVDESLEYYFQDAIDGDSEPDDKTREGLIERLELRQKLAQKPQESKDSPKEQASTIKKNPLYKDSGLQDSSNWMGKAFERIADLFRRRPQANINAPNVNTGGLGDLGRLLIYLVIGILAAILLYFIALALRHARWKSGLKRKAKAMLEDDEPERTLDEWLQQADELAAQGRYREAVRALYLASLLKFDEYGVARFERGETNWEHLARIRKSPRLPSGLDFEPATRKFDQVWYGFRVDGLIDVGHFRAWYQDITQKLEASKAA, encoded by the coding sequence TTGAAGCGTTGGCCCAAGATGTTTGGCGCGCCGATCGTCGCAGTCGTTTTGAGCTTTAGCCTGTGCGCCGTTGCATTTGGACAGGATGCATATCAAAAGGCGATCGACAAAGCTAAAGTTGCCAAGACTGCGGACGACTACGACGCGATATACACGGACCTTAACAGCGCCAAGCTCGTCGATGAAAGCCTGGAGTACTACTTTCAGGACGCCATCGACGGCGACAGCGAGCCCGATGACAAAACGAGAGAAGGGCTGATCGAGCGTCTGGAGCTGCGCCAAAAACTTGCACAGAAGCCGCAAGAGTCAAAGGATTCGCCAAAAGAGCAGGCATCGACGATCAAGAAAAACCCACTTTATAAGGACTCCGGACTTCAAGACAGCTCTAACTGGATGGGCAAGGCATTCGAGCGGATTGCCGACCTGTTTCGCAGACGTCCCCAAGCAAACATCAACGCTCCAAATGTCAATACGGGGGGCTTAGGCGATCTCGGGCGGCTCCTCATCTATTTGGTCATCGGCATCCTCGCCGCCATACTTCTCTACTTCATCGCGCTTGCGTTGCGACATGCACGCTGGAAGTCCGGGCTCAAGCGAAAGGCGAAGGCCATGCTTGAAGACGACGAGCCGGAAAGAACTCTGGACGAGTGGCTTCAACAAGCCGACGAACTTGCTGCACAAGGTCGTTATCGTGAGGCCGTTCGCGCGCTTTATCTTGCCAGCCTGCTCAAATTTGACGAGTACGGTGTGGCTCGGTTTGAGCGTGGAGAGACGAACTGGGAGCACCTAGCGCGCATCCGCAAGAGCCCACGACTCCCATCAGGACTCGATTTTGAACCTGCAACAAGGAAGTTTGACCAAGTTTGGTATGGGTTCCGAGTAGACGGACTCATTGACGTTGGCCACTTTCGGGCTTGGTATCAGGACATCACGCAAAAGCTGGAGGCTTCAAAGGCAGCATGA
- the rsmG gene encoding 16S rRNA (guanine(527)-N(7))-methyltransferase RsmG, with the protein MLDLRLDSWLSALSITLDADQRMHLERFAEELYRVNAYSNLTRISEEEFGLRHFLDSVLFHDLIPEASSVLDIGTGPGFPAWPLALVRPDLRVTGLDSSGKMLGFLRSQPLPNLTIVEARAEDWDVREAFDVVTGRALAPLPIQLELSAASCRVGGVVIPMRTESDMETISSLNPERVGLKFERSETRVLPVIDASRVFPIYRKVSPTPKNFPRKWAEIRNKPIG; encoded by the coding sequence GTGCTCGACCTTCGGTTAGATTCATGGCTTTCCGCTCTTTCCATTACGCTCGATGCGGATCAAAGGATGCATCTTGAGCGATTTGCCGAAGAACTTTATCGAGTGAACGCTTATTCCAACCTGACGCGCATCTCTGAGGAAGAGTTCGGTCTTCGTCACTTTTTGGATAGCGTCCTATTCCATGACCTCATCCCAGAAGCAAGTTCCGTCCTTGATATTGGCACTGGTCCCGGCTTTCCAGCTTGGCCACTTGCCCTCGTGCGTCCCGATCTAAGGGTCACAGGGCTGGACTCCTCAGGGAAGATGTTGGGCTTTCTGCGCTCTCAGCCGCTGCCGAATCTGACTATCGTCGAAGCGAGGGCAGAGGATTGGGATGTCCGCGAGGCATTTGATGTTGTGACCGGGCGCGCCCTCGCACCGCTGCCGATCCAGCTTGAGCTTAGCGCTGCTTCTTGCCGCGTCGGTGGAGTCGTGATTCCGATGAGGACGGAATCGGACATGGAAACCATCTCATCACTCAATCCCGAACGAGTTGGGCTGAAGTTTGAGCGTTCGGAGACCAGAGTCCTCCCGGTTATCGATGCGTCACGCGTGTTTCCGATCTATCGCAAAGTTTCCCCGACACCCAAGAACTTCCCGCGCAAATGGGCCGAGATCCGAAACAAGCCAATCGGGTGA
- a CDS encoding UDP-N-acetylmuramoyl-tripeptide--D-alanyl-D-alanine ligase — MNRLALDLCSRMIGTPVDIPSQTQVTGFATDNREVKPGDLFIAIKGENVDGHDFAASAFANGATVALVERHVDGPHILVPSVANALADMARSFRSEYEGPVIGVTGSVGKTSAKEFIAAALSPLGKVAKTQGNRNSEWTGPLLWPEMDGSECAVVAEMGMRGFGQIAHLASFHQPTIAAITMIGHAHVEMVGSREGIVQAKTEIYDALPDDGLSIAWAEDDFIEQLRERAKGQFATFGFSEAADSRVLDYRVESWSSARCHNRCGGRDVDVEIPVVGRHMALNAALALLIAVECGVPLSDAAHALKDTQLPSGRMQALNHNGLTIVFDAYNASPDSFSVALETLNAVPSQGKKHVVMGQMRELGDFSIAAHKQVGQMIADAKPNSALFLEGGDCHEAYEAAQQSGLSGAVWAEKMDDVVSYLKSLPAGDTVLLKASRGVELERALVDLGVGEWKRS; from the coding sequence ATGAACCGCCTCGCGCTTGACCTCTGCTCCCGGATGATCGGCACGCCCGTCGACATCCCCAGCCAAACTCAGGTCACCGGATTTGCCACCGACAACCGGGAAGTCAAGCCCGGTGATCTCTTCATCGCCATCAAGGGCGAGAACGTTGACGGGCACGACTTTGCCGCTTCCGCCTTCGCGAACGGGGCCACCGTCGCCTTGGTGGAGAGGCACGTCGACGGCCCCCACATCCTCGTTCCAAGCGTCGCTAACGCCCTTGCCGACATGGCCCGGAGTTTCCGAAGCGAGTACGAGGGTCCGGTGATCGGGGTGACGGGAAGCGTGGGCAAGACCAGCGCCAAGGAGTTCATCGCCGCCGCGCTAAGCCCGCTGGGCAAGGTCGCAAAGACCCAGGGCAACCGCAACTCCGAATGGACCGGGCCTCTGCTCTGGCCGGAGATGGACGGCAGCGAGTGCGCGGTCGTGGCCGAGATGGGGATGCGCGGGTTTGGACAGATCGCCCACCTTGCCTCTTTCCACCAGCCTACCATCGCCGCAATCACGATGATCGGACATGCCCATGTCGAGATGGTGGGTTCGCGCGAGGGGATCGTGCAGGCCAAGACCGAGATTTACGACGCGCTCCCCGACGACGGCCTCAGTATCGCATGGGCCGAAGATGATTTTATTGAGCAGCTTCGTGAGCGTGCCAAGGGGCAGTTCGCCACGTTCGGCTTTTCCGAGGCTGCCGATAGCCGCGTGCTGGATTACCGAGTGGAATCCTGGTCGAGCGCAAGGTGCCATAATCGCTGCGGCGGGCGGGATGTCGATGTTGAAATCCCGGTGGTGGGACGGCACATGGCCCTGAACGCAGCATTGGCTTTGCTGATCGCGGTCGAGTGCGGGGTCCCCTTGAGCGACGCGGCCCACGCCCTCAAAGACACCCAGCTCCCCAGCGGAAGGATGCAGGCCCTCAATCACAACGGGCTAACGATCGTTTTTGACGCATACAACGCATCGCCGGATAGCTTCTCAGTCGCTTTAGAAACGCTGAACGCCGTCCCGAGTCAAGGCAAAAAGCACGTCGTGATGGGGCAGATGCGCGAGCTTGGAGATTTTTCGATTGCGGCGCATAAACAAGTTGGTCAGATGATCGCCGATGCCAAGCCCAATAGCGCGCTTTTCCTCGAAGGCGGAGATTGCCACGAAGCTTACGAGGCAGCACAGCAGTCTGGATTAAGCGGAGCCGTTTGGGCGGAGAAGATGGATGATGTCGTGAGTTATCTGAAGTCACTGCCCGCCGGAGACACGGTGTTGCTCAAGGCAAGCCGAGGAGTAGAGTTGGAACGTGCATTGGTGGATTTAGGGGTGGGTGAATGGAAGCGTTCTTAG
- a CDS encoding type II toxin-antitoxin system HicB family antitoxin: MDEITIIFEKAEEGGWVASIPEVPGAVSQGETVEEAREMVLDAMNELTLYRRERTFAN; the protein is encoded by the coding sequence ATGGACGAGATTACGATTATCTTTGAGAAGGCCGAAGAGGGTGGCTGGGTCGCGTCTATCCCTGAAGTGCCCGGTGCGGTTTCTCAGGGTGAGACGGTTGAAGAGGCGCGTGAGATGGTTCTGGATGCGATGAATGAACTGACCTTGTACCGTCGTGAGCGGACGTTTGCCAACTAA